The genomic stretch GATAGTAACTATAGTACGATTACCTCAACAGGATTTAAATTTAAATTTTCTGAAGATGTAGAATATCCATCTAATCCGCCCCTTTGGCTAGCTGAAAATTTTATAACAAATCCATCCATTACCTTTGAAACAGCGATTATTTCCAAAACTGATGTGACGCTCCCCCTTGCTAGTTCATTAACTCAATTCACCCCTTACACAATTAATTTGAACTCTGGTATCAAAACTGCTACGGGCAAGACGATCAAGCAGACAACTATTTTGTTTTTTGTTGGACCATTATCCTTATAATAAGGGACGCTTTCCATTACCCATATACTGAAACTTATGAATTTCAACCATATCGACACCAAACTTTATCAATAAATTTCTTGCCAAACATTCCGGATTTTTATATAATTTGACTCTTGGGTTCTGAAACCTAAAAGAAATTCCCGTTTCCGCAACTATCCTTTCTTTTTCTGGAGAAATCATATGAAACCACGACCTAGTTTATCAACATTTTCGATGATTTTAGGTTTATGGATGGTGCTCGGAAATTGTTATTTCAATCCAGCGGTGCAACTGGTTGTGAATCCAGAAATCACAGAAGAGACCAACCCTGCAACTCTGCTCGGGGTAGCGTCCGTACTTGCTGCTCCGAAAACCGTCCAAATCACTGGCCAGATCGTTGATGCAAATGGTGTAGCCGCAGTCGACGCAACTCTAACAATAGTTAGCCGAACTAATCAACTAGAGGGCCTCACGAATACAATGTTATTAAATGAAGGAGGAAGGTTTTATTTGATTTTAAGCACAGGAGAAACAACGATTCGTGTAGACCAATCAGGTAGTGAATTGTTTACGTTTACTATTTCAATTCCATTTCCTGGATCATCAATGATCACAAATAAGTCACTAAGTGGCCCAGACGTATTGAATGTAGAATTTTATGAAAAAGGAATCACACCGGCATATTTGGATCTGATCTATTCAACCCCATATGATAAAGCAATCCTTACCAACTGGCCAACATTGGTGATAGTCACTTTCTCTGAAGATTTGGAAAATCCATCGGATATGCAAATCTTTTTGGATTCAAATGTCATCACAAACCCTCCAATTTCATTTGATGGTTCTTTTTCATCTGTATCAAATAATGTTCTCCAAATCTATAACTCTTCCAATTTTTCGATAGGAACCAATACATTCACTTTTGGACCTGGTATCAAATCTGTGACAGGAAAAAGTTTATCTCCAAAAACGATTACTTATATTTGTAACTTTCCTTGTAATGGCTCATGAGCGAAAAGTCAATTGCTTCGCATACAATTCTTTTCTGACTTCTAAACACATACTTGACAACTCTCTGAGTTTCGTTTAATTTCTCTAGATCGTGAAATTTCCACTTCGATCAAAAACCAATTTCTTTCCTAAATTCATTTTTCCTTTGCTCATTCCATTTCTTTTGGTCTCTCTTTGCTTTCAATGTTCCCCGTCCAATGAGGAGCCCATCGACACACTTGTCGCCAAAGTCCCAAACCCAAAAACAGTTCGAAACAGTTGGGTAGAAGACAGTGCCGGTGTTTTAACAGACACCGCGTCCATTGACCAAATGATCAATGCAGAAGAAGCAAACTCTGGAGTAGAAATTGCGGTAGTGACTTTGCCAACCATCGGAAGTTATGTACCAAAAGACTTTGCTGTTGCACTTTTCAATCACTGGAAAATTGGGAAAAAAGGAAAAGACAATGGAATTCTGATTTTACATGTGATCGACCAACGTCGTATAGAAATTGAAACTGGGTATGGGATGGAAGGTGACCTTCCTGATGTCACTGTCAAACGAATCATCGATACATACACCATTCCTTCCTTTAAAGAAGATAACTTTCAAAAGGGACACGCGGACACTGTGTCCGCCATTATCACTAAATTAAACCATCCGGAGTTAGCAGTAGAAGATTTAGTTTCGAATACAACCGGAACCGACTATGCTGCTGATGCCAGTGCCTATCCTTCAAATAACGATACACCAAATGAATCAAAAAGAACGGACGAATACGATTACCAAGGAAAATCCTATTCGCAACTAACAGATGATGAGAAACGAATTTTAGAAGAAACCGTTGAAAGATACAATACCACTAGTAATTATTTTTTAAACGATGAAGAATCAAGGCTTTTAAACGAAAAATTTACCGAACTGGAAAAAATCG from Leptospira bourretii encodes the following:
- a CDS encoding carboxypeptidase-like regulatory domain-containing protein, whose translation is MKPRPSLSTFSMILGLWMVLGNCYFNPAVQLVVNPEITEETNPATLLGVASVLAAPKTVQITGQIVDANGVAAVDATLTIVSRTNQLEGLTNTMLLNEGGRFYLILSTGETTIRVDQSGSELFTFTISIPFPGSSMITNKSLSGPDVLNVEFYEKGITPAYLDLIYSTPYDKAILTNWPTLVIVTFSEDLENPSDMQIFLDSNVITNPPISFDGSFSSVSNNVLQIYNSSNFSIGTNTFTFGPGIKSVTGKSLSPKTITYICNFPCNGS
- a CDS encoding TPM domain-containing protein; the protein is MFPLLIPFLLVSLCFQCSPSNEEPIDTLVAKVPNPKTVRNSWVEDSAGVLTDTASIDQMINAEEANSGVEIAVVTLPTIGSYVPKDFAVALFNHWKIGKKGKDNGILILHVIDQRRIEIETGYGMEGDLPDVTVKRIIDTYTIPSFKEDNFQKGHADTVSAIITKLNHPELAVEDLVSNTTGTDYAADASAYPSNNDTPNESKRTDEYDYQGKSYSQLTDDEKRILEETVERYNTTSNYFLNDEESRLLNEKFTELEKIEKEESLRNKKYFIFGYLALFVFLNLFQRVVVWFTPSPTAKYHIVHKTDFILFYGIVISPVIIAITLLSLVLDDALFPVSIFLIIGSIIIFFIFWGDLRMRKLMERLQSIRNIPRKCKKCGTTMTKLSEEADNKHLSEGQVSEEIVNSIDYDVWVCPSCHSNAILKFPNINPEYIHKGTSFPKIKSCPECKFETFVCRSSRILSEATYSSSGKVEVKRTCAHCKHSATEYETIPKKQKSSSGGSSGGGGGG